One window from the genome of Synechococcus sp. PROS-7-1 encodes:
- a CDS encoding HAD family phosphatase, producing the protein MIKAILFDMDGVLIDARNWHYDALNRALELFGYTISPESHLSTFDGLPTREKLKILSKTRGLPEGLHEFLNTLKQTFTLEISYQHCKPKFNHQYALKNLKADGYQIAVCSNSIRKTIETMMDLASLSDNLDMIVSNQDVKNGKPDPEMYLKAMASLEVDPCECLILEDNPHGIQAAIASGGHLLKVATPDEVSYQAIQRRILEIEEF; encoded by the coding sequence ATGATAAAAGCTATTCTATTTGACATGGACGGAGTACTGATTGACGCCAGGAATTGGCACTATGACGCTCTTAATCGTGCTCTCGAACTTTTTGGATACACTATCAGCCCTGAAAGCCATTTATCTACATTTGACGGACTTCCAACAAGAGAAAAACTGAAGATTCTCTCGAAGACAAGAGGCTTACCAGAGGGTCTGCACGAATTTCTCAATACACTCAAGCAAACCTTTACTCTGGAAATCAGTTATCAACACTGCAAACCAAAATTCAATCACCAATACGCACTTAAGAATTTAAAAGCAGATGGCTATCAAATTGCGGTTTGCTCAAACTCTATCCGTAAAACAATTGAGACAATGATGGATCTTGCCTCACTGTCTGATAATCTTGACATGATTGTCTCTAATCAAGATGTTAAAAATGGAAAACCTGATCCTGAAATGTACCTTAAAGCTATGGCATCTCTCGAAGTTGACCCTTGTGAATGTTTAATTCTTGAGGATAATCCCCACGGTATTCAAGCCGCGATTGCATCAGGTGGTCACCTACTTAAAGTTGCCACGCCTGATGAAGTATCATATCAAGCAATTCAAAGGCGAATCCTTGAGATTGAGGAATTTTAA